The Salvelinus alpinus chromosome 21, SLU_Salpinus.1, whole genome shotgun sequence genome has a segment encoding these proteins:
- the LOC139547618 gene encoding uncharacterized protein, with the protein MLILAHLPLLLLLGNQDSVTCIDLEKQHEVIYAAVGEPLVLNCIYNCSSGFVRGHWIKLPDCPHCPRPRETKNGTTNGDLCTLPLYFPHLSTEDFQYNYTCFSEDHESKHLSRKIEVLVSLQAQGRRSAPATTVNTDVSVTALSNHEDSIIDHEEFTVVKVLATVTVIVAAVLAAVAVYLCMSRNRYCKGKPAVIGTGTTSREGSSVGRPTTGACLTNCERVALRITPADCQSDHEVPYADIMITMRGASTPELTQISYLAPGDHRERWREEAGPEARSHLQASRSADRLHVQPREVSRKMSTNSEYAVITYS; encoded by the exons ATGCTAATTTTAGCCCATTTGCCATTGCTGCTTCTTTTGGGAAACCAAG ATTCAGTAACCTGTATCGACCTGGAGAAACAGCATGAAGTCATCTATGCAGCAGTTGGAGAACCTCTAGTATTGAACTGCATCTACAACTGTTCATCTGGATTTGTCCGTGGCCACTGGATCAAACTCCCAGACTGTCCTCATTGTCCTAGGCCAAGGGAAACAAAAAATGGCACAACGAATGGTGACCTCTGCACACTACCATTGTATTTTCCACATCTGTCCACGGAAGATTTTCAGTACAACTACACCTGCTTTTCTGAAGATCACGAAAGCAAACATTTATCACGCAAGATAGAGGTTTTGGTATCACTGCAGGCACAAG GTCGACGTAGTGCCCCGGCCACAACGGTCAATACTG ATGTATCGGTGACAGCGTTGAGTAACCACGAAGACTCAATAATAGATCATG AGGAATTCACAGTTGTCAAAGTGTTGGCAACAGTGACAGTTATTGTGGCTGCTGTGTTGGCAGCCGTGGCTGTCTACTTATGTATGAGCCGCAATCGATATTGCAAAG GAAAACCTGCTGTTATCGGTACAGG CACAACATCAAGAGAAGGATCTAGTGTTGGAAGGCCGACAACAG GTGCATGCTTAACTAATTGTGAGAGAGTGGCACTGAGAATAACTCCAGCTG ATTGCCAGAGTGATCATGAGGTTCCTTATGCTGACATAATGATTACTATGCGAGGGGCCAGCACACCTGAGCTCACACAGATCTCCTACCTGGCACCGGGGGACCATAGAGAG aggtggagagaagaggcAGGCCCTGAAGCTAGGTCCCACCTGCAGGCCTCCCGCTCAGCTGATAGACTGCATGTCCAGCCCCGAGAGGTCTCCAGGAAGATGAGCACAAACTCTGAGTACGCTGTCATCACCTACTCTTAA